Proteins co-encoded in one Aethina tumida isolate Nest 87 chromosome 7, icAetTumi1.1, whole genome shotgun sequence genomic window:
- the LOC109596459 gene encoding kelch-like protein 30, translated as MASNIEVFLKINEKQYVCNKEDLINNSDYFNAMFKGNFEESYSNIVTLKDVDPLGLELLLEMLKNKNFELEMEHVLLILDTACILQFLDIRNKCVDFLTTNLSPSNCLKTWIATECHGIVPLSLKAKCMALNDFQDIRYSEDVVELNLNDLIRYLGHKHLETTNEGTVFEVSMNWWSENNQDFERDSRNNLIKLLSTIDWKGVSDKELQKIMSHSIFLEYPALKNVLACMILFKLGRTAEELVVSNEERELAKKLYDCKRRYSLKYPCFLAIRKCLGEKKSEPPKKVKCEEYKTEVIYHDMNKNSFKYFFPIDKPEHINLEGFKLIGYKHQVLVFGGEYILGKGNWNYSFWAYDTISERWHQKTVLPVPRRHFESCMVGDLLFIIGGTANFRVLQDNMYYFDFEKEVWSKAIKLPIADSQTKCCDYLGKLFIINLINNPPVYAFNTITSNWFAIDVIDKENVLGTLMNYNVFSNCNSLFIRGYYVIVELISVNYKTLKVGKVINLSKEFSCDVMESMLCGNLIYTMSKDIAAECDTYSLQQYNLETQEAKYVFHNVPDSTELDVDDRDFKIKPYLKVFPFRHYKLAEDDLINDKFL; from the exons atggcATCAAATATTGAagtattcttgaaaataaacgaaaaacaaTACGTCTGTAATAaagaagatttaataaataacagtgattattttaatgccatgtttaaaggaaattttgaagaaagttACAGCAATATTGTCACTTTAAAA GATGTCGATCCACTCGGATTGGAATTACTGTtggaaatgttgaaaaataaaaactttgaattGGAAATGGaacatgtattattaatattggacACAGCATGTATATTACAGTTTCTTGATATAAGAAACAAATGcgttgattttttaacaacGAATTTATCTCCTTCAAATTGCTTAAAAACATGGATTGCCACAGAATGTCATGGAATAGTTCCCCTCTCCTTAAAAGCAAAATGCATGGCActtaatgattttcaagacATAAGGTACTCAGAAGATgttgttgaattaaatttaaatgatttaataaggTACCTGGGGCATAAACATTTAGAAACAACAAATGAGGGTACAGTATTTGAAGTTAGCATGAATTGGTGGTCAGAAAATAATCAAGACTTTGAAAGGGAcagtagaaataatttaattaaactattaagtaCAATTGACTGGAAAGGGGTTTCAGATAAGgagttacaaaaaataatgagtCACAGTATTTTTCTTGAATATCCtgctttaaaaaatgttctggcatgcatgattttatttaaactgggTAGAACTGCAGAAGAACTGGTAGTATCAAATGAAGAAAGGGAATTGGCCAAAAAACTATATGACTGCAAGAGAAGGTATTCCTTAAAGTACCCCTGTTTTTTGGCAATAAGGAAATGTCTGGGTGAGAAAAAATCAGAGCCACccaaaaaagttaaatgtgAAGAATACAAGACAGAAGTTATTTATCATG acatgaataaaaatagctttaaatatttctttcctATTGATAAACCAGAGCATATTAATCTGGAaggctttaaattaattgggtATAAACATCAAGTTCTAGTGTTTGGTGGAGAATATATACTGGGAAAAGGAAATTGGAATTATAGTTTTTGGGCGTATGACACCATATCTGAAAGATGGCATCAGAAAACTGT attaccTGTTCCAAGAAGGCATTTCGAATCTTGTATGGTGGGAGATTTACTGTTTATAATAGGCGGTACCGCTAACTTTAGAGTTCTCCAagataatatgtattatttcgATTTTGAAAAAg aGGTTTGGAGCAAAGCTATTAAACTGCCCATAGCTGATAGTCAGACAAAATGTTGCGACTACTTAGGGaaactgtttattataaatttaatcaataatccaCCTGTGTATgcttttaatacaattacttCAAATTGGTTTGCAATAGATGTGATAGATAAAGAAAATGTCCTTGGCACCCTGATGAATTATAACGTGTTTTCAAATTGTAACTCGTTGTTCATTAGAG GATACTATGTGATAGTAGAATTAATatctgtaaattataaaacattaaaagtaggaaaagtaataaatttaagcaaaGAATTTTCATGCGACGTAATGGAGTCTATGTTGTGTGGGaatttaatatacacaatGTCCAAAGATATAGCTGCTGAATGTGATACATATTCATTGCAACAATACAATCTTGAAACACAAGAAGCAAAATATGTGTTTCATAATGTGCCAGATAGTACCGAACTGGATGTAGACGATCGggactttaaaataaaaccgtATTTAAAAGTGTTTCCTTTTAGACACTATAAATTGGCTGaagatgatttaataaatgataaatttttgtga
- the LOC109596463 gene encoding regulatory protein ada has product MSGDHIKSLSPEEFKKLTDFKIVYGTVDTPFGKCLIGLNQNRVCFSAFYDGKAPVADISKLFPNAELEENNEEVTKVAGKSFDPENKVDVLLKGTDFEVNVWKQLTNLKKGSTYSYEHVAKALNNPKAIRAVARAVAKNNVSYLIPCHRVISKSGGLSKYKWGAERKLKILKHENAI; this is encoded by the coding sequence ATGTCCGGTGACCATATTAAGTCTCTTTCGCCAGaagaattcaaaaaattaaccgATTTTAAAATCGTGTATGGCACTGTCGATACTCCTTTTGGTAAATGTTTGATTGGTCTTAACCAAAATCGTGTTTGTTTCTCTGCATTCTATGATGGAAAGGCTCCTGTGGCGGACATATCCAAACTGTTCCCAAATGCAGAACTGGAAGAAAACAATGAAGAAGTGACTAAAGTTGCTGGTAAATCATTTGATCCTGAGAATAAGGTTGATGTGTTGCTGAAGGGAACTGATTTTGAAGTAAATGTCTGGAAACAGCTTACTAATTTGAAGAAAGGCTCTACATACAGCTATGAGCATGTTGCGAAGGCTCTAAATAACCCAAAAGCTATCAGGGCAGTTGCTCGAGCAGTTGCTAAAAATAATGTGTCCTATCTAATACCATGTCACAGAGTAATCAGTAAGTCTGGTGGACTTAGCAAGTATAAATGGGGAGCTgaaaggaaattaaaaattctaaaacatgaaaatgctatataa